ttttttttttttttacaatcctgaggtcttttattttctttacagttatCATGCCATGAATTCATAGGGAATAGGTTCCAGCAGTTCaggctcctttccattggttctcacaaagtgtgcttctctgggtggggcaggctggcGCTTCAGTTGGACCCAAgtacctttctctttggcttccttctttttctgatcattttccttcacacgCTTCAGGAAACTATCTCGGCTCTTTGAGTGTTTAATATGCTCAATGTGGACATTAATTCTCTTGACAAGAATCTTGCCCTTAACTTGTTTGTTTACAACAATGCCAACAGCACGCTGAGTAACATTGTAGACCCTTCCAGTTTTGCCATGGTAACATTTGTGGGGCATTCCTTTTTGAACAGTGCCCATTCCCTTGATGTCCACAATATCACCTTTCTTATAGATTCGCATGTATGTGGCCAAAGGAAcaactccatgttttctaaaaggcctagAGCACATATAGCGggtacctctcctctttccctttgtgttggtCATTTTGGCGAATTACTGGAAGATGGCGGTTCCGGCCAAAAGGCAAGACTCTTCTATTTCTAAACATCTGAGTGTCTTTGAAAGTTCCTTAAACTATTCAGATGAAAGTAACAGACTTTATTCCATCAGGCAACTGCTGTACTTACCAGGTTCACTGTCCCATTGCATTTCTTCCCAGAGAAAGCAGCCTGGTCTCCACTCCCTTACGGTTTCCCAGGAGCTGTGACACTCAGCTCCCCATCTGCTCTTCAGGACCTTCCAGTAATAATGGGGCACCTCCTGGCTGGCAGGCGACTGGGGGCTCGAGGGGTAGGAAGCAGGTCAGCCAAGATTGGTCCTATGGA
This genomic interval from Vulpes lagopus strain Blue_001 chromosome 21, ASM1834538v1, whole genome shotgun sequence contains the following:
- the LOC121480396 gene encoding 60S ribosomal protein L21-like; the protein is MTNTKGKRRGTRYMCSRPFRKHGVVPLATYMRIYKKGDIVDIKGMGTVQKGMPHKCYHGKTGRVYNVTQRAVGIVVNKQVKGKILVKRINVHIEHIKHSKSRDSFLKRVKENDQKKKEAKEKGTWVQLKRQPAPPREAHFVRTNGKEPELLEPIPYEFMA